From Leptolyngbya sp. KIOST-1, one genomic window encodes:
- a CDS encoding agmatinase family protein, whose product MTTLQNPLQSFDPSGVGLDNGNLYGLPCDYDTAGIIVFGVPWEVTVSYHTGTAQGPKRVLEASPQLDLYDRDNPEGWRQGIYMPPLPQHLIDLSQQVREAAQRVIQATEEGLAMDRQPLLQEDLALVNHACEQMTGWLYGQATTALDQGKRVGVIGGDHSVPLGYLQALAERHTDFGVLHIDAHADLRRAYQGFGYSHASIMYNLLGLPQVSRLVQVGIRDLCHDEVALIEQSAGRIVTHYDSVVKENLYRGIPWMQQCEAIVAALPEKVYVSFDADGLDPKLCPSTGTPVPGGLELEEVFCLLRQVVRSGRQIIGFDLCEVGDGEWDGNVGARVVYKLCCLMGL is encoded by the coding sequence ATGACCACCCTCCAGAATCCCCTGCAAAGCTTTGATCCCAGCGGGGTCGGCCTCGACAATGGCAACCTCTACGGGCTGCCCTGCGACTACGATACGGCAGGCATTATTGTGTTTGGGGTGCCCTGGGAGGTGACGGTGTCATACCACACGGGCACAGCCCAGGGACCCAAGCGGGTACTGGAGGCCTCGCCGCAGCTGGACCTGTACGATCGCGACAATCCCGAGGGCTGGCGACAGGGCATCTACATGCCGCCCCTTCCCCAGCACTTGATCGACCTCAGCCAGCAGGTGCGGGAGGCGGCCCAGCGCGTGATTCAGGCGACCGAGGAGGGCCTGGCCATGGATCGTCAACCGCTCCTGCAGGAAGACCTGGCCCTGGTCAACCACGCCTGTGAGCAAATGACCGGCTGGCTCTACGGCCAGGCGACCACGGCCCTCGACCAGGGCAAACGGGTGGGGGTAATTGGCGGCGACCACAGCGTGCCCCTGGGCTACCTGCAAGCTCTGGCCGAGCGCCACACCGACTTTGGGGTGCTGCACATCGACGCCCACGCCGACCTGCGCCGGGCTTACCAGGGCTTTGGCTATTCCCACGCCTCGATTATGTACAACCTGCTGGGGTTGCCCCAGGTCAGCCGACTGGTACAGGTGGGGATTCGCGACCTGTGTCACGACGAGGTGGCGCTGATTGAGCAGTCCGCCGGGCGAATTGTCACTCACTACGACTCGGTGGTAAAGGAGAACCTTTACCGGGGCATTCCCTGGATGCAGCAGTGCGAGGCGATCGTCGCGGCTCTGCCCGAGAAGGTCTACGTCAGTTTTGATGCCGATGGCCTCGACCCCAAACTCTGCCCCAGCACCGGCACCCCCGTTCCCGGTGGGCTGGAGCTGGAGGAGGTGTTTTGTCTGCTCCGCCAGGTGGTGCGCAGCGGGCGGCAGATTATTGGCTTTGACCTCTGTGAGGTGGGCGACGGCGAGTGGGACGGCAACGTGGGAGCCAGGGTCGTCTACAAGCTCTGCTGCCTGATGGGTCTATAG
- a CDS encoding hybrid sensor histidine kinase/response regulator — protein MGKTAFGYTLQRVIHEGSHSNVYAGLALQDQRPVVVKLLRSEYPSLADLTRLQHEFKILSGLDHPGIIKPLGLDTYQNRLALVLEDFGGVALNHYLGSQELDSPAFLAIAIQIAAALAEVHRQAIVHKDINPRNILIHPQTGQIKLIDFGIASRLSQENSIASNPDLLEGSLPYLSPEQTGRMNRTIDYRADFYALGVTFYEMLTGQLPFAGTDPLELVHCHIAKTPSPPDHINPAIPPTLTALVMKLLAKTAEDRYQSASGLRADLLTCQAQLEHTGAIASFPVGQLDCFSQFLIPQTLYGREREVATLLAAFEQVSAGATELMLVSGYSGIGKTALVHEVHKPIARQRGYFIAGKFDQLKRNVPYAALAQAFQDLMRQLLTENSDTIARWRAILLQTLGSNGQIIVDVIPEVERIIGPQPAVAQLGPSESQNRFNRVFQQFIWVFCQPEHPLVIFLDDLQWADLPSLQLIERLATDSDTAYLLLLGAYRDNEVSLSHPLLHTLEQIRAAGAVVHNLVLQPLELPQVNQLVADTLHTDAALAQPLAQLVVKKTQGNPFFLTQLLKSLYQDRRLWFDFDRGDWRWDIEVLQRIDMTENVVELMVSQIQKLSPRTQQVLKLAACIGSKFALDMLAIVHQASQAETAADLWEALRAEFVVPLDQSYKIPLALGAASPDAASPDAASPDAGPSANLPLDADGPIVYRFLHDRVQQAAYSLIPEAQRRQVHFNIGQLLLQSIPEEEHGEHSFALVNQLNYGVGLLTTEAEIYQLAELNRLAGQRAKAAAAYDSALRYLRVGLDLLPADSWQHQYNLTLALHEAAAEAAYLNGDFDQMETWTALALQAVRSPVHAMKVYEVNIQARMAQVKQLEAVQIGLQALEQLGVALPATPSLDDIQQTLAQTATHLAGKLPEDLLELPPMRDPEQLALVRMLTSLGSPCYQAAPNLFPLVICEQVNRALRYGNSPFAAYSYVCYGVILNGILQEIDLAYRFGNLALRVLEQFSASALKASVSFVGGACTMHGKVHVRETLPRLWDGYQSGLENGQFEYGGYAAIQHCHHAYLMGQALPQLKADIAAVSDTLAQLKQDNALGWNQIVQQAVLNLVDAPEQPYRLQGTAYQETAALPLLLAANDRTGLHYLYLNKLILCYLFGQYAQAVSNAAQAEQYLDGVKAFLVVPVFCFYDSLAHLAQGAAESALEPAVLSRVERNQAQLRRWADHAPMNFLHKYDLVEAEKARRLGQPWRAMEHYDRAIAAAQAQGYLQEEALANERAAQFYQAQGRDRVAQVYLIEAYYGYLRWGAIAKTQQLEHRHPQLLALATPAQDSTSTPAPTSSTNGFGGFDRATVLRASQALSGEIVLSDLLSKLMQLVLENAGAEQGLLLLETAGQLKIAASGRVGDEGIALRQGGLENAPTLAATLPLSVVNYVAQTQTALVLGDAHQEDLVASDPYIQSQQPKSLLCAPILHQGKLTGVLYLENNLTTGAFTQDRLEVLQLLAAQAAISIENARLYGELEAANRTLEAKVVARTLELRRNNLHLQQEIQERQRAEVAATVASRAKSEFLANMSHELRTPLNGILGYSQVLKRQQGLSEQQQTGLNVIHQCGNYLLTLINDVLDLSKIEARKMELQIHPCHLPQLLENGLEICRLRASQKQLELIYEPISSLPQFVEADEQRLQQVLLNLLGNAIKFTEAGCVTLRVGYVQSWPTELQAGDRQLSEPGPTTGPIRFQPIRFQIEDTGIGIAPPQLAQIFDPFHRAPEPERRIEGTGLGLAISRQLVQLMGSDIQVQSRLGQGSCFWFDLALPETEGQPPQSLPRLVVGYRGDRRTVLVVDDKDYNRAVLSNFLVPLGFEVLEAADGMAGLEQARQYRPDVVLVDLVMPLMDGFEMTRQLRHSPDLEAVIVIAISASVLELDQRLSQAARCDDFLPKPVHEPALLHKLQTHLGLEWVYDSEPAEQGPNRPPGSAGAAPAESAPDLPAIAVPPASELSALLELALRGDLKGVAAHAQRLEAQAPHWAPFAVPLRQLAIGYKGRQAIAWIRRYQTPP, from the coding sequence TTGGGAAAGACAGCGTTTGGTTACACCCTACAGCGGGTCATCCACGAAGGATCCCACTCTAACGTCTACGCTGGTTTGGCGCTCCAGGATCAGCGGCCCGTTGTAGTCAAGCTTCTGCGATCGGAGTATCCGTCGCTGGCCGACCTCACGCGCCTCCAGCACGAGTTTAAGATTTTAAGCGGGCTGGACCATCCAGGGATTATCAAGCCGTTGGGTCTAGATACCTATCAGAACCGTCTGGCCCTGGTCTTAGAAGATTTTGGGGGAGTTGCGCTAAACCACTATCTGGGCAGCCAGGAGCTGGATAGTCCAGCGTTTCTCGCCATCGCGATTCAGATCGCGGCGGCCCTGGCGGAGGTACATCGGCAGGCCATCGTCCACAAAGACATTAACCCCCGTAACATCCTGATTCATCCCCAGACCGGGCAGATCAAGCTAATCGACTTTGGCATCGCCTCTCGCCTGTCCCAGGAGAATTCAATCGCCAGTAACCCCGATCTGCTGGAAGGATCCCTGCCCTACCTGTCCCCTGAGCAAACCGGGCGCATGAACCGGACGATCGACTATCGGGCCGATTTCTACGCCCTGGGGGTCACCTTCTACGAAATGCTGACCGGGCAGCTGCCCTTTGCCGGAACCGATCCGCTGGAGCTGGTACACTGCCATATCGCCAAAACCCCCAGCCCCCCCGACCACATCAACCCCGCCATCCCGCCCACCCTGACGGCGCTAGTGATGAAACTGCTGGCCAAAACCGCTGAGGATCGCTATCAGAGCGCATCGGGGCTGCGGGCCGATTTGCTCACCTGCCAGGCCCAGCTGGAGCACACAGGGGCGATCGCCTCCTTTCCCGTGGGCCAGCTCGACTGCTTCAGCCAGTTTCTGATTCCGCAAACCCTCTACGGTCGAGAGCGGGAGGTGGCAACCCTGCTGGCGGCGTTTGAGCAGGTCAGCGCCGGAGCCACTGAACTCATGCTGGTGAGCGGCTACTCCGGCATCGGCAAAACCGCCCTGGTCCATGAGGTTCACAAACCGATCGCACGGCAGCGGGGCTACTTTATTGCCGGTAAGTTTGATCAGCTAAAGCGCAACGTGCCCTACGCCGCCCTGGCCCAGGCCTTTCAGGATCTGATGCGGCAGCTGCTGACCGAGAATAGCGACACCATTGCCCGCTGGAGGGCAATCCTGCTGCAGACCCTGGGCAGCAACGGTCAAATCATCGTCGATGTGATCCCCGAGGTGGAGCGCATTATTGGCCCCCAGCCCGCCGTGGCTCAGCTGGGGCCATCGGAATCCCAAAACCGCTTCAACCGAGTGTTTCAGCAGTTCATTTGGGTCTTTTGCCAGCCCGAACACCCCCTGGTCATTTTTCTAGACGACTTGCAGTGGGCCGACCTGCCTTCCCTCCAGCTGATTGAGCGGCTGGCGACCGATTCAGACACCGCCTACCTGCTGCTGCTGGGGGCCTACCGCGACAACGAAGTCAGCCTGAGCCATCCCCTCCTGCACACCCTGGAGCAGATTCGGGCCGCGGGGGCGGTCGTTCACAACCTGGTGCTGCAGCCGCTAGAGCTACCCCAGGTCAATCAGCTGGTGGCCGACACGCTGCACACCGATGCGGCCCTGGCCCAGCCCCTGGCCCAGCTGGTGGTCAAAAAAACCCAGGGCAACCCGTTCTTCCTCACCCAGCTGCTGAAGTCGCTGTACCAGGACAGACGGCTCTGGTTTGATTTTGACCGGGGTGACTGGCGCTGGGATATCGAGGTTTTGCAGCGCATTGATATGACCGAGAACGTGGTTGAGCTGATGGTGAGTCAGATTCAAAAACTGTCTCCCCGCACTCAGCAGGTGCTAAAACTGGCCGCCTGTATCGGCAGCAAGTTTGCCCTGGACATGCTGGCCATTGTCCACCAGGCCTCCCAGGCTGAAACCGCCGCCGACCTGTGGGAAGCGCTGCGGGCCGAGTTTGTCGTGCCCCTCGATCAGTCGTACAAAATTCCGCTGGCCCTGGGTGCCGCCAGCCCTGATGCCGCCAGCCCTGATGCCGCTAGCCCTGATGCGGGCCCTTCCGCCAACCTGCCCCTCGATGCCGATGGGCCGATCGTCTATCGTTTTTTGCACGACCGGGTGCAGCAGGCGGCTTACTCGCTGATCCCCGAGGCCCAGCGGCGGCAGGTGCATTTCAACATCGGCCAGCTGCTGCTGCAGAGTATTCCAGAGGAGGAGCACGGTGAGCATAGTTTTGCCCTGGTCAACCAGCTCAACTACGGCGTCGGGCTGCTCACCACCGAGGCCGAGATCTATCAGCTGGCGGAGCTCAACCGGCTGGCAGGCCAGCGGGCCAAAGCCGCCGCCGCCTATGACTCGGCCCTGCGCTACCTGAGGGTAGGGCTAGACCTGCTGCCCGCCGACAGCTGGCAGCACCAGTACAACCTCACCCTGGCGCTGCACGAGGCTGCCGCGGAGGCCGCCTACCTGAACGGCGACTTTGACCAGATGGAGACCTGGACAGCCCTGGCCCTGCAAGCGGTGCGATCGCCCGTCCACGCCATGAAGGTCTACGAGGTTAACATCCAGGCCCGCATGGCCCAGGTCAAGCAGCTGGAGGCCGTCCAGATTGGCCTCCAGGCCCTGGAGCAGCTGGGGGTGGCCCTGCCCGCAACCCCCAGCCTGGACGACATTCAGCAGACCCTGGCCCAAACCGCCACCCACCTGGCCGGCAAACTCCCCGAAGACCTGCTGGAGCTGCCCCCGATGCGCGATCCGGAGCAGCTGGCCCTGGTGCGAATGCTGACCAGTCTGGGATCCCCCTGCTACCAGGCCGCCCCCAACCTGTTTCCCCTGGTCATCTGTGAGCAGGTCAACCGGGCGCTCCGCTACGGCAATTCGCCCTTTGCCGCCTACAGCTACGTGTGCTACGGCGTCATTCTCAACGGCATTTTGCAGGAAATTGACCTGGCCTACCGATTTGGCAACCTGGCCCTGCGGGTGTTGGAACAATTCAGTGCGTCAGCGCTGAAAGCCAGCGTCAGCTTTGTAGGGGGAGCCTGCACCATGCACGGCAAGGTACATGTGAGAGAAACCTTGCCCCGGCTCTGGGATGGCTACCAGAGTGGCCTGGAGAACGGCCAGTTTGAATACGGTGGCTACGCGGCGATTCAACACTGCCACCACGCCTATTTAATGGGGCAAGCCCTGCCCCAGCTCAAGGCAGACATAGCCGCCGTCAGCGATACCCTGGCCCAGCTCAAGCAGGATAACGCCCTGGGCTGGAACCAGATTGTGCAGCAGGCGGTGCTGAACCTGGTGGACGCGCCAGAGCAGCCCTACCGCCTGCAGGGGACGGCCTACCAGGAGACAGCGGCACTGCCCCTGCTGTTGGCTGCCAACGATCGCACCGGCCTGCACTACCTCTACCTCAATAAGCTGATCCTCTGCTACCTGTTTGGCCAGTACGCCCAGGCCGTCAGCAACGCCGCCCAGGCCGAACAGTACCTAGATGGGGTGAAGGCCTTCTTAGTGGTGCCGGTCTTTTGCTTCTATGACTCCCTGGCCCACCTGGCCCAGGGGGCTGCTGAGTCGGCCCTTGAGCCGGCGGTGCTCAGCCGGGTGGAGCGCAACCAGGCCCAGCTGAGGCGCTGGGCCGACCACGCGCCGATGAACTTTCTGCACAAGTACGACCTGGTGGAGGCCGAAAAAGCGCGGCGGCTGGGGCAGCCCTGGCGAGCAATGGAGCACTACGATCGCGCTATTGCCGCCGCCCAGGCCCAGGGCTATCTCCAGGAGGAAGCCTTAGCCAACGAGCGGGCCGCCCAGTTCTACCAGGCCCAGGGGCGCGATCGGGTGGCGCAGGTCTACCTGATCGAGGCCTACTACGGCTACCTGCGCTGGGGGGCGATCGCCAAAACCCAGCAGCTAGAACATCGCCATCCCCAGCTGCTGGCCCTGGCCACCCCCGCCCAGGACAGCACCAGTACCCCCGCCCCCACCAGCTCAACCAACGGATTCGGGGGCTTCGATCGCGCCACCGTCCTGAGAGCCTCCCAGGCCCTTTCGGGGGAAATCGTGCTCAGCGACTTGCTGAGCAAGCTGATGCAGCTGGTGCTCGAAAATGCCGGGGCCGAGCAGGGGCTGCTGCTGCTGGAGACCGCCGGTCAGCTGAAAATCGCCGCCTCAGGTCGGGTGGGCGACGAGGGAATCGCCCTGCGCCAGGGGGGCCTAGAGAATGCCCCCACCCTGGCGGCTACCCTGCCCCTGTCGGTGGTCAACTATGTGGCCCAGACCCAAACAGCGCTGGTGTTGGGCGACGCCCACCAGGAAGACCTGGTTGCCAGCGATCCCTATATCCAGTCGCAGCAGCCCAAATCCCTGCTGTGCGCCCCCATTCTGCACCAGGGCAAACTGACTGGGGTGCTCTACCTGGAGAACAACCTCACCACTGGGGCGTTCACCCAGGATCGGCTGGAAGTCCTGCAGCTGCTGGCGGCCCAGGCCGCCATCTCGATTGAGAACGCCCGCCTCTACGGGGAACTGGAGGCGGCCAACCGCACCCTGGAGGCCAAGGTCGTTGCCCGTACCCTGGAGTTGCGGCGAAACAACCTCCACCTGCAGCAGGAAATTCAGGAGCGCCAGCGGGCCGAAGTGGCGGCCACGGTAGCCAGTCGGGCCAAGAGCGAGTTTTTGGCCAATATGAGCCACGAGCTGCGCACGCCGCTCAACGGCATCCTGGGCTACAGCCAGGTGCTCAAGCGGCAGCAGGGCCTCAGCGAGCAGCAGCAAACCGGGCTGAATGTGATTCACCAGTGCGGCAACTACCTGCTAACCCTGATCAACGACGTGCTCGACTTGTCTAAGATTGAAGCGCGCAAAATGGAGCTGCAGATTCACCCCTGTCACCTGCCCCAGCTGCTCGAAAATGGGCTGGAGATCTGCCGCCTGCGCGCCAGCCAAAAACAGCTTGAGCTTATCTACGAGCCGATCTCGTCCCTGCCCCAGTTTGTTGAGGCCGACGAGCAGCGGCTCCAGCAGGTGCTGCTGAATTTGTTGGGCAACGCAATTAAGTTCACCGAGGCCGGATGCGTCACCCTCAGGGTGGGCTATGTCCAGAGCTGGCCCACCGAGCTCCAGGCTGGCGATCGCCAGCTGAGCGAACCAGGACCGACGACGGGTCCCATTCGCTTTCAACCCATTCGCTTTCAAATTGAAGATACGGGCATTGGCATAGCCCCCCCACAGCTGGCGCAGATCTTTGACCCATTTCACCGCGCCCCCGAGCCGGAACGGCGGATTGAGGGCACGGGGCTGGGGCTGGCGATTAGTCGCCAGCTGGTCCAGCTGATGGGCAGTGATATTCAGGTTCAGAGTCGTCTAGGCCAGGGCAGCTGCTTCTGGTTTGACCTGGCCCTGCCGGAGACGGAGGGCCAGCCGCCCCAGAGCCTCCCCCGCCTGGTGGTGGGCTATCGGGGCGATCGGCGCACAGTGCTGGTGGTCGATGACAAAGACTACAACCGGGCGGTACTGAGCAATTTTCTGGTGCCCCTGGGCTTTGAGGTACTGGAGGCCGCCGACGGGATGGCCGGGCTAGAGCAGGCCCGACAATATCGGCCCGATGTGGTGCTGGTCGATCTGGTGATGCCGCTGATGGACGGGTTTGAAATGACCCGCCAGCTGCGCCACAGCCCCGACCTGGAGGCGGTGATCGTGATCGCCATTTCCGCCAGCGTCCTGGAGCTCGACCAGCGCCTCAGCCAGGCCGCCCGCTGCGACGACTTTCTGCCAAAGCCGGTGCACGAACCCGCCCTGCTGCACAAACTTCAAACCCACCTGGGGCTGGAGTGGGTGTATGACTCCGAACCTGCGGAGCAGGGGCCCAATCGACCTCCTGGCTCGGCGGGGGCAGCGCCTGCGGAGTCAGCCCCTGACCTACCTGCGATCGCCGTTCCCCCGGCCTCCGAACTCAGCGCCCTGCTCGAACTGGCCCTGCGGGGCGACCTCAAAGGGGTTGCGGCCCATGCCCAGCGGCTGGAGGCGCAGGCTCCCCATTGGGCTCCCTTTGCCGTGCCGCTGAGGCAGCTGGCCATAGGCTATAAGGGAAGACAGGCGATCGCCTGGATCAGACGTTATCAAACACCGCCATGA
- a CDS encoding ATP-binding protein gives MSEERAQTGTILVVDDTPTNLEVLFDFLSNAGFKVLFAEDGESALEIAQYAHPNLILLDILMPGLDGFETCRRLKASEATAAIPVIFLTALVDTPDKVKGFALGAVDFITKPLQYEEVLARVQTHLRLQALTQQLQAQNTRLEQEVHERKQAEAALRQQNQRSQLFANVILKIRQSLQIDTILQTSVTEVQTILQADRVLIYRLWPDGTGSGVAEAVQPGLPQVMGAVFPQEVFPEESKLLYQHGRIRTLDDVNQDKDIAPCLVDFLEQFQVQAKLVVPIITQEDLWGLLIAHQCSAPRHWTSFETELLQQLANQIAIALTQAQFLQQEVLQRQELARSNAELQKFAYVASHDLQEPLRMVTSYLQLLERRYKGQLDPDADEFIHFAVDGALRMRTLINDLLTYSRVGTQGRTLKLTNSTEAVEQAIANLKLTIEESGASVVYDGLPSIRADPTQLTQLFQNLIGNGIKFRSAAPPHIEIKASQQGEVWLFAVQDNGIGLDPQYADQIFVIFQRLNNRINYPGTGIGLAVCKKIVERHGGKIWVQSKPNQGSTFYFTIPPEGVG, from the coding sequence ATGAGCGAGGAAAGAGCCCAAACCGGCACCATTCTAGTCGTAGACGACACCCCCACCAATCTGGAGGTGTTGTTCGATTTTTTGAGCAATGCCGGGTTTAAGGTGTTGTTTGCCGAAGACGGTGAAAGCGCCCTGGAAATCGCCCAGTACGCCCATCCCAACCTGATTCTGCTGGACATTCTAATGCCGGGGCTGGACGGGTTTGAGACCTGTCGTCGGCTCAAGGCCAGCGAGGCCACCGCCGCCATTCCAGTGATCTTTCTGACCGCGCTGGTGGATACGCCAGACAAGGTGAAGGGGTTTGCCCTGGGGGCGGTGGACTTTATCACTAAGCCATTGCAGTATGAGGAGGTGTTGGCCCGGGTCCAAACCCACCTGCGGCTGCAGGCCCTAACCCAGCAGCTGCAGGCCCAGAATACCCGGCTGGAGCAGGAGGTGCACGAGCGCAAGCAGGCCGAAGCCGCTCTGCGGCAGCAAAATCAGCGATCGCAGCTGTTTGCCAATGTCATCCTCAAAATTCGCCAATCGCTGCAGATCGACACCATTTTGCAAACCTCAGTGACCGAGGTTCAAACCATTCTTCAGGCCGACCGGGTGCTGATCTACCGCCTCTGGCCCGACGGTACCGGCAGCGGCGTGGCCGAAGCGGTGCAGCCCGGCTTGCCCCAGGTGATGGGAGCGGTCTTTCCCCAGGAGGTATTCCCCGAGGAGTCAAAGCTGCTGTACCAGCACGGTCGCATTCGCACCCTGGACGATGTCAACCAGGATAAGGACATTGCGCCCTGTCTGGTCGATTTTTTGGAGCAGTTTCAGGTCCAGGCCAAGCTCGTGGTGCCCATCATCACCCAGGAGGACCTGTGGGGACTGTTGATCGCCCACCAGTGTTCTGCCCCTCGCCATTGGACAAGCTTTGAAACCGAATTGCTGCAGCAGCTGGCCAACCAGATTGCGATCGCCCTCACCCAGGCCCAGTTCCTACAGCAGGAAGTGCTCCAGCGCCAGGAACTGGCCCGTTCCAATGCTGAACTGCAAAAATTTGCCTACGTCGCCTCCCACGACCTGCAGGAGCCGCTGCGGATGGTGACCAGCTACCTGCAGCTCCTGGAACGCCGCTACAAGGGGCAGCTCGATCCCGATGCCGACGAATTCATCCACTTCGCTGTCGACGGTGCCCTGCGGATGCGAACCCTGATCAACGACCTGCTCACCTATTCCCGCGTGGGAACCCAGGGCCGGACCCTGAAGTTGACCAACAGTACCGAGGCGGTTGAGCAAGCGATCGCCAATCTCAAACTGACGATTGAAGAGAGCGGAGCCAGCGTCGTCTATGACGGTTTGCCCTCCATCCGTGCCGACCCCACCCAGCTCACCCAGCTCTTTCAAAACCTGATTGGCAATGGGATCAAGTTTCGCAGCGCGGCTCCCCCCCACATTGAGATCAAAGCCAGCCAACAGGGGGAGGTATGGCTGTTTGCCGTCCAGGATAATGGCATTGGTCTTGACCCCCAATATGCTGATCAAATTTTCGTGATCTTTCAACGGCTAAACAATCGAATCAACTATCCAGGGACAGGGATAGGACTGGCGGTGTGCAAAAAAATTGTTGAGCGACACGGTGGTAAAATATGGGTGCAGTCCAAACCCAATCAGGGATCGACTTTTTACTTCACGATTCCACCGGAGGGCGTCGGCTAA
- a CDS encoding response regulator: MSKPVVESLNPIEILLVEDNPGDIRLTQEVLREGQIDNHLNVVDDGEKAIAFLTRIAPYTHAPNPHLILLDLNLPRRSGLDVLRIIKTSERLRHIPVVVFTSSLAEEDIMSAYSLHANCYIAKPIDLEQFTKSIKSIEDFWLSMVELPLE, translated from the coding sequence ATGAGTAAGCCCGTTGTCGAGTCCTTAAACCCAATCGAAATTCTGCTGGTCGAAGATAATCCTGGCGACATCCGGCTGACCCAGGAAGTGCTTCGGGAAGGCCAAATTGACAATCACTTGAATGTGGTAGACGACGGCGAAAAGGCGATCGCCTTTTTAACCCGCATCGCCCCCTACACCCACGCCCCCAACCCCCACTTAATCCTGCTGGATCTCAACCTCCCCCGCCGCAGCGGTCTCGATGTGCTCAGAATAATTAAGACCAGTGAGCGGCTCAGGCACATTCCGGTCGTGGTCTTTACCAGCTCCCTGGCGGAGGAAGACATCATGAGCGCCTACAGCCTCCACGCCAACTGCTACATTGCCAAACCCATCGATCTGGAGCAGTTCACCAAAAGCATCAAATCCATCGAAGATTTCTGGCTATCTATGGTGGAATTACCCCTGGAGTAA